Proteins encoded by one window of Gemmatimonadaceae bacterium:
- the flgK gene encoding flagellar hook-associated protein FlgK translates to MPGIGSILSIARSALAAHQVAMQTTSQNVANADTEGYSRQRAELSTSYPQKFPFFTVGTGVQVNGIVRMRDQLLDASFRREVASRDGFNVRSELLGEIESITGEPSDTGLANTLDEFWNSWNDLANTPGNATAQSVVRQRGAQVAYTLNTYASRIDDVANRTRDNLTTMVGELNTLTGQVATLNRQIKSMEVTGEEAPDLRDARDRLADQLAQMAGVRTEMQADGTMGIYLGSMMLVDATNARALDVRISGNATSVGFVGDPEPAQVVGGKAGQMMAFLNTDIPTVKSELDSLARGLVNGVNELHASGWTAAGDALGNANWVAANGPTGSRVNFFDAAFTTAGEIRLSAEVTANAQVIASGDVQNAPGNNTLALALGALRDDQGMAALQARMGANFATQIGFQTGQSFGDHYNLTITNLGVKSADTTRQFEIYDTLTQQTENRRASVSGVSIDEELTLMLRHQQAYTAASRLVTAADEMAQTILNMV, encoded by the coding sequence ATGCCGGGCATCGGAAGCATCCTCAGCATCGCGCGCTCGGCGCTGGCCGCCCACCAGGTGGCCATGCAGACCACGTCGCAGAACGTCGCCAACGCAGACACCGAGGGCTACTCGCGCCAGCGCGCCGAGTTGAGCACCTCGTATCCGCAGAAGTTCCCCTTCTTCACGGTGGGAACCGGCGTCCAGGTGAACGGGATCGTGCGCATGCGCGACCAACTCCTCGATGCCAGTTTCCGCCGTGAGGTTGCCAGCCGCGATGGCTTCAACGTTCGCTCCGAACTCCTGGGCGAGATCGAGTCCATTACCGGCGAACCGTCGGACACCGGGCTAGCGAACACGCTCGACGAGTTCTGGAACTCGTGGAACGACCTGGCCAACACGCCGGGCAACGCCACCGCCCAGAGCGTCGTGCGCCAGCGCGGGGCGCAGGTGGCCTACACGCTGAATACCTACGCCTCGCGAATCGACGACGTCGCGAACCGCACGCGCGACAACCTCACCACCATGGTGGGCGAGCTCAATACGCTCACCGGTCAGGTGGCGACGCTCAATCGCCAGATCAAGTCGATGGAGGTCACCGGGGAGGAGGCGCCCGACCTGCGCGACGCGCGCGACCGACTCGCCGACCAGCTCGCGCAGATGGCGGGTGTGCGCACGGAGATGCAGGCCGACGGGACGATGGGGATCTACCTCGGCTCCATGATGCTCGTGGATGCCACCAATGCCCGGGCGCTCGACGTGCGCATCTCGGGGAACGCGACGAGCGTTGGCTTCGTGGGCGACCCGGAGCCGGCGCAGGTGGTGGGCGGGAAGGCGGGGCAGATGATGGCCTTCCTCAACACCGACATCCCGACGGTGAAGAGTGAGCTCGACAGCCTGGCGCGCGGCCTCGTGAACGGCGTCAACGAGTTGCACGCCTCGGGCTGGACCGCGGCCGGCGACGCGTTAGGCAATGCCAACTGGGTGGCGGCCAACGGGCCCACCGGCTCGCGGGTGAACTTCTTCGACGCCGCCTTCACCACCGCCGGGGAAATCCGCCTGTCGGCGGAGGTGACGGCCAACGCCCAGGTCATCGCCTCGGGCGACGTGCAGAACGCGCCCGGCAACAACACGCTGGCCCTTGCCCTTGGCGCGCTTCGCGACGACCAGGGGATGGCGGCGCTGCAGGCCCGCATGGGGGCGAACTTCGCCACCCAGATCGGCTTCCAGACCGGCCAGAGCTTCGGCGATCACTACAACCTCACGATCACGAACCTCGGCGTGAAGTCGGCCGACACCACGCGGCAGTTCGAGATCTACGACACGCTGACCCAACAGACCGAGAACCGCCGCGCCTCGGTGTCCGGCGTCTCGATCGACGAGGAACTCACGCTGATGTTGCGGCACCAGCAGGCCTACACGGCGGCGTCTCGCCTCGTGACAGCGGCCGACGAGATGGCGCAGACCATTCTCAACATGGTCTGA
- a CDS encoding carbon storage regulator: MLILSRRAGDAIIIEGGIRIVVLASDRRGVRLGIEAPPHVSIVREEIVTQIADENRRANVGAEAAALVGGVAAKAE, translated from the coding sequence ATGCTCATCCTGTCTCGACGCGCCGGCGACGCCATCATCATCGAAGGAGGGATCCGCATCGTGGTCCTTGCCTCCGATCGCCGTGGCGTGCGCCTTGGCATCGAGGCACCTCCGCACGTCTCCATCGTGCGTGAGGAGATCGTCACGCAGATCGCCGACGAGAACCGCCGCGCCAACGTTGGCGCCGAGGCCGCGGCCCTGGTTGGCGGCGTCGCCGCCAAGGCCGAGTAA